One Anolis carolinensis isolate JA03-04 chromosome 4, rAnoCar3.1.pri, whole genome shotgun sequence DNA window includes the following coding sequences:
- the trib3 gene encoding tribbles homolog 3, translating into MKQERRLANQEQKEGLAGATGRQSLPGRSQGREGKKEGKGEEKEREKRAVRLVQSALRSASSSSSSSGLSVTSSSPSTAGRKERSRGAKAQRRRSRISGRSWILGAAAVAESLGSHPSLGEDPLLSCPGFKTLRVLPKAATEETELQSVWKEATPTHPGAAVCAPCPKRNQTRAKKETLGEKGKERLGKSQKKTEKSRSTEEAALDLHLQGLSIGGSSSYPKMSLLTQDCRTAPTLRKKRLNVKDVSAVENHQPKRRCPNLVEGPTPCLQPLACSTPAPDKDLRVSQIGPYVLLEPTEGGRCFRAVNRQTEAEYTCKVYPSKSYREVMAPYGILPPHPNIARLAEVIVGEESAYLFFQAGRDDMHNYVRRCKRIPEDEGAALFRQMVEAVSHCHQHGIVLRDLKLRKFVFANRERSKLLLENLEDSYVLNGPDDSLEDKHGCPAYVGPEILTSRGSYSGKAADVWSLGVALYTLLVGCYPFQGTKPASLFGKIRRGHFAVPEDLSPKARCLIRCLLRKNPAERLTAKEILLHPWLATAGTSGSSRSSAGGEQMVPEIGFVQRAEAKEEVEEGLYS; encoded by the exons atgaaacaggaaagaagacttgcaaaccaggaacagaaagaaGGCTTAGCTGGCGCAACTGGGAGGCAATCTCTGCCGGGGAGGAgccaagggagggaagggaagaaggaaggaaagggggaggagaaagagagagaaaagagggctGTCCGGCTGGTGCAATCCGCGTTGAGATccgcatcctcctcctcctcctcctctgggctCAGCGTTACATCATCATCACCTTCGAcggcaggaaggaaagaaagatccAGAGGCGCAAAGGCGCAAAGGCGCAGATCTCGGATCTCTGGAAGATCATGGATCCTcggtgctgctgctgttgctgagaGCCTGGGATCCCATCCCTCCCTCGGGGAGGATCCCTTGCTCTCCTGCCCCGGGTTCAAGACCCTCAGAGTCCTGCCAAAAGCAGCAACAGAGGAAACCGAGCTGCAATCGGTTTGGAAGGAAGCCACTCCAACCCACCCAGGCGCAGCTGTTTGTGCGCCTTGCCCAAAACGAAACCAAACCCGAGCAAAGAAGGAAACCCTCGgcgagaaagggaaggaaaggcttGGAAAAAGCCAGAAGAAGACAGAGAAGAGTCGCTCCACTGAAGAAGCAGCTCTGGATTTGCATTTGCAGGGCCTTTCCATCGGTGGCTCCTCGTCCTATCCAAAG ATGAGTCTGCTCACTCAGGATTGCCGTACGGCACCCACCCTGCGGAAGAAACGGCTGAATGTTAAAGATGTATCCGCAGTGGAGAATCACCAGCCCAAACGTCGATGTCCCAATCTGGTGGAGGGACCAACCCCTTGCCTCCAGCCCTTGGCTTGCTCCACACCCGCCCCGGATAAGGACCTGAGGGTCTCCCAGATTGGCCCCTACGTCCTTTTGGAGCCCACCGAAGGGGGACGCTGCTTCCGGGCGGTGAATAGGCAGACTGAGGCAGAATACACCTGCAAG GTTTATCCATCCAAGAGCTACCGAGAGGTGATGGCCCCTTACGGCATCCTCCCTCCGCATCCGAACATTGCTCGCCTGGCCGAGGTCATCGTTGGAGAGGAAAGCGCCTACCTTTTCTTCCAGGCTGGAAGGGACGACATGCACAACTATGTGCGTCGTTGCAAGCGCATTCCGGAGGACGAGGGGGCAGCTCTTTTCCGGCAAATGGTGGAAGCGGTCTCCCATTGCCACCAGCACGGCATAGTCCTGCGGGACCTCAAGCTGAGGAAGTTTGTCTTCGCCAACCGGGAAAG GTCTAAATTGCTGCTAGAGAACCTGGAAGACTCCTACGTGCTGAATGGCCCTGACGACTCCTTGGAGGACAAGCACGGCTGCCCGGCTTACGTGGGGCCCGAGATCCTCACCTCGAGGGGCTCCTATTCGGGGAAGGCGGCCGACGTGTGGAGCCTGGGGGTGGCACTATACACCCTCCTGGTGGGGTGCTATCCGTTTCAAGGCACCAAGCCGGCCTCCCTGTTCGGCAAGATCCGCCGCGGACACTTTGCCGTTCCCGAGGACCTGTCGCCTAAGGCTCGGTGCCTCATCCGGTGCCTCCTCCGGAAAAACCCAGCAGAGAGGCTGACCGCCAAGGAGATATTGCTGCATCCGTGGCTGGCCACGGCGGGCACCTCTGGGAGCTCACGGAGTAGCGCTGGTGGGGAGCAGATGGTGCCAGAAATAGGGTTTGTACAGAGAGCTGAAGCCAAAGAAGAAGTAGAGGAAGGTCTGTACAGCTGA